Genomic window (Roseivirga sp. 4D4):
CATGTGTCTACAGACGAAGTTTATGGATCTTTGGGAGCTGAGGGGTTCTTCCTGGAAGATACTCCCTATGATCCTCAATCTCCGTATTCTGCTTCGAAGGCGAGTTCAGATCACTTTGTGAGAGCCTATGCAAATACCTATAAGTTGCCCGTGGTTATTTCTAACTGCTCCAATAATTATGGTCCTAACCAGTTTCCAGAAAAGCTTCTCCCCTTGTGTATTCGTAACATAAAGGAAAACAAACCCCTTCCTATTTATGGCAAAGGCGAGAATATTAGAGATTGGCTATTCGTGGTTGACCATGCCAGGGCAATTGATGATATCTATCATAAAGGAGAAGTTGGAAGCACTTATAATGTCGGTGGTTTTAATGAATGGAAGAACATCGATATTGTAAAACTACTTTGTGACATCATGGACGGAAAGCTTGGAAGACCGGAAGGTAAATCCAGAGCACTAATCACCTTTGTCAAGGATCGAGCAGGACATGACATGAGATATGCCATTGATGCGAACAAAATAAAGAATGATCTAGGCTGGGAGCCGTCCCTCCAATTTGAGGAAGGTCTTGAAAAAACAGTAGATTGGTATCTTGAAAATACGGAATGGCTCGAACATGTAACCTCCGGTTCTTATCAGGAATATTACGATAAACAGTACAAGGCATGAAAGGAATTATACTAGCAGGAGGATCAGGCACTAGACTTCATCCATTGACCATTGCGATCAGCAAGCAACTTATGCCTGTATATGATAAGCCGATGATCTACTATCCCCTTTCCATATTAATGCTATCAGGTATTCGTGACATTCTTATCATTTCAACCCCGCATGACCTCCCTCTTTTTAAACATTTGTTAGGTGATGGAAGCAGGGTCGGATGTACTTTCAGCTATGCCGAGCAACCCAAACCTGAGGGACTGGCACAAGCCTTTATTATCGGAGAAGAGTTTATTGGCAATGATAAGGTAGCCCTAGTGCTTGGCGATAACATTTTTTATGGCTCAGGATTACCAAAGCTTCTGCAGAGTAATACTGATCCTGATGGAGGGGTTATTTATGCATACAGAGTAAATGATCCCGAACGCTATGGGGTCGTTGACTTTGATGAGAATATGAATGCCCTGTCAATCGAAGAAAAACCATCAGATCCCAAGTCAAATTGGGCAGTTCCGGGATTATATTTTTACGACAACCAAGTGGTTGAGATTGCTAAAAACCTTAAACCCAGTCCAAGAGGGGAACTCGAAATAACTGATATCAATAAGGCTTATTTAGAGATGGGCAAGCTAAAAGTCAGTCAAATGGACAGAGGTACAGCATGGTTAGACACTGGCACTATTGATTCACTCATACAGGCCGCACAGTTTGTACAAATCTTGGAAGAAAGACAAGGCATTAAAATCTCATGTATTGAGGAAATTGCCTATCGTATGAAATACATCTCCAAAGAACAGCTCATTGAAATAGCAGAACCTCTTGAAAAATCTGGGTATGGTAAATACCTAAGAAAATTAATTACAGACTAATCATTCGTTATAAAGAACACTCATAAGCACTGACGCGACAGCCGAAAGTGTCTCCTTACTTATGTTCTCCATATTGTCGTTTGTTGTGTGCCATGCAGGAGTGAATGAACCTGTCTCTTCCCGATAATCAATAATGTCAATCATCGGAATTCTGGCAATATTATTCACATAGACATGGTCATCAATGATGTTGCTAAATCCATTCTGCTGAATGAACATCGACCCATGCCCTAGTTGACCGGCAATTCCCCATACCTTTTCAAGCGTTCTTCCAGCATTTTCCCTTGACACTGAATCATAGAGGAAAGTCGCATTTGGGGCACCTACCATGTCTAGCAAAATTCCATAATAAGCTGTATAACCTGACTTGTGCTTGTTTTTACTCCAGTATTGAGACCCTAAGCACCACCAAGTATCCTGACCTGCCGGCAACTGCTTACTCCCTTCTTCGAAATGTTCTCCCCAATCTTCACCATCAAATA
Coding sequences:
- the rfbB gene encoding dTDP-glucose 4,6-dehydratase, which gives rise to MKSILITGGAGFIGNHVVRLLVNKYPEYQIVNLDKLTYAGNLENLDDIASSKNYTFVKGDICDAHFLDRLFSQYQFDGVIHLAAESHVDRSITDPLAFVNTNVLGTVNLLNSAKSAWENNREGKRFYHVSTDEVYGSLGAEGFFLEDTPYDPQSPYSASKASSDHFVRAYANTYKLPVVISNCSNNYGPNQFPEKLLPLCIRNIKENKPLPIYGKGENIRDWLFVVDHARAIDDIYHKGEVGSTYNVGGFNEWKNIDIVKLLCDIMDGKLGRPEGKSRALITFVKDRAGHDMRYAIDANKIKNDLGWEPSLQFEEGLEKTVDWYLENTEWLEHVTSGSYQEYYDKQYKA
- the rfbA gene encoding glucose-1-phosphate thymidylyltransferase RfbA, which encodes MKGIILAGGSGTRLHPLTIAISKQLMPVYDKPMIYYPLSILMLSGIRDILIISTPHDLPLFKHLLGDGSRVGCTFSYAEQPKPEGLAQAFIIGEEFIGNDKVALVLGDNIFYGSGLPKLLQSNTDPDGGVIYAYRVNDPERYGVVDFDENMNALSIEEKPSDPKSNWAVPGLYFYDNQVVEIAKNLKPSPRGELEITDINKAYLEMGKLKVSQMDRGTAWLDTGTIDSLIQAAQFVQILEERQGIKISCIEEIAYRMKYISKEQLIEIAEPLEKSGYGKYLRKLITD